One part of the Physeter macrocephalus isolate SW-GA unplaced genomic scaffold, ASM283717v5 random_1182, whole genome shotgun sequence genome encodes these proteins:
- the LOC114485517 gene encoding actin nucleation-promoting factor WAS-like: MAPAPRSPPELSLRAGQRQADTGRPPACARRLSGRGGTPGPFRGWARAPPRSGGRSAVSTPVSPPGPAGRRPSPGGRTGNSQPAGVGRRIPGPDRDGPSRAGGGTMFSLKPPRPTFRSYLLPPPQTDDNINSEPKIKKLEPVLLPARGSRVASKDDNPPPDCQREHRFASGCFRIGTEERDPFL, from the exons ATGGCTCCCGCGCCCCGCTCCCCCCCGGAGCTCTCGCTGAGGGCCGGGCAGCGGC AGGCCGACACCGGCCGGCCGCCGGCCTGCGCGCGCCGTCTCTCGGGGCGGGGCGGGACGCCGGGCCCCTTCCGGGGATGGGCCCGGGCTCCACCCCGCTCGGGCGGGCGCTCAGCCGTGTCCACGCCCGTCAGCCCGCCCGGCCCGGCTGGCCGCAGACCGAGCCCGGGCGGCCGCACGGGGAACTCTCAGCCAGCGGGCGTCGGGAGGCGGATCCCGGGCCCCGACCGGGACGGGCCGAGCCGAGCAGGCGGCGGCACCATGTTCTCGCTCAAGCCGCCCAGACCCACGTTCAGGTCCTACCTCCTGCCGCCGCCCCAG ACTGACGATAATATTAATTCAGAACCGAAGATTAAAAAACTGGAGCCCGTTCTTTTGCCAG CCCGGGGTTCTCGTGTGGCCAGCAAAGATGATAACCCACCCCCAGACTGCCAGCGTGAGCACAGGTTTGCCTCTGGATGTTTTCGGATTGGTACTGAGGAAAGAGATCCTTTTCTGTAG